Proteins encoded by one window of Enterococcus faecalis:
- a CDS encoding HK97-gp10 family putative phage morphogenesis protein: MANNNGFADMADYLGTLAQVDPTKLSLESLTDAASFFVEQLLPQIPRSLLKKKHMADQVKVVIEEDRVQVVFEETAYYWRFAENGSVNQKAQHFASGTFEQNKDQIEKIMTQQILDLWEG, from the coding sequence ATGGCCAATAATAATGGATTTGCAGATATGGCAGACTATTTGGGAACTCTTGCACAGGTAGATCCTACAAAATTGTCTTTAGAATCATTAACAGATGCTGCGAGTTTTTTTGTAGAGCAGTTACTACCTCAAATACCTAGATCGCTATTAAAGAAAAAGCATATGGCTGATCAAGTAAAAGTCGTTATAGAAGAGGATAGAGTTCAAGTGGTTTTTGAAGAAACTGCATATTATTGGCGGTTTGCTGAAAACGGTTCTGTTAACCAAAAAGCCCAGCATTTTGCTAGTGGTACGTTTGAACAAAATAAAGATCAGATTGAAAAAATCATGACACAACAAATATTAGATTTATGGGAAGGATGA
- a CDS encoding phage head closure protein, with amino-acid sequence MPKRQTNNLRWKAELLNIEVALDLNDRPVTVYKSKRNLFYEDIGVTAQEKYLSQQAKTDVVRRIIVRLDKSITEKFSAVRIDSVTYKITRIYTNMDKREMELSLAYVD; translated from the coding sequence ATGCCGAAGAGACAAACCAATAATCTTCGTTGGAAAGCTGAATTGTTGAATATTGAAGTAGCGCTTGATTTAAACGATAGGCCAGTTACAGTTTATAAATCGAAAAGAAATCTGTTCTACGAAGATATTGGTGTGACCGCACAAGAAAAATATCTTTCACAGCAAGCGAAAACGGACGTTGTTAGACGAATTATAGTGAGATTGGATAAATCCATCACTGAAAAGTTTAGTGCCGTTAGAATCGATTCTGTGACTTATAAAATCACTCGTATTTATACAAATATGGATAAACGAGAAATGGAGTTGAGTTTGGCTTATGTCGATTAG
- a CDS encoding head-tail connector protein, whose translation MVNVNNEAETLSLEEKFKAHIHFEEGMDASMLSFYLDMAKNYVKTATGGQEEYLILMVAGIAYEYRISEDELDKAINAITPFIIQGVIQHAEETNQ comes from the coding sequence GTGGTTAATGTGAATAACGAAGCTGAAACATTATCTTTAGAAGAAAAATTTAAAGCACATATTCATTTTGAAGAGGGCATGGATGCTTCTATGCTCTCTTTTTATTTAGATATGGCAAAAAATTATGTAAAAACTGCAACTGGTGGGCAAGAAGAATACTTGATTTTAATGGTTGCAGGAATTGCCTATGAGTATCGTATTTCAGAAGATGAATTAGATAAGGCAATAAATGCAATCACACCATTTATTATTCAAGGAGTGATTCAACATGCCGAAGAGACAAACCAATAA
- a CDS encoding phage major capsid protein — translation MNKKLLRQLQARHEQRLSDLKGQIESGEVREADLDSINEEIDGLIDELKGIKEELDEVSTDEEPSDENNDSENSDTTVVAATDTDGEGRSTEVEEENRSGMISQEQRDGLLGSIRNGMQARNTLSKEKREKEIRKAFANFVVGNITEQEARSLGIEAGNGSVTVPEVIASEVITYAQEENLLRKYGTVKRTAGDVKYPILVKKADANVNKKERKTDIVETAIEFDEILLDPSEFDALATVTKKLLKMSGVPVEDIVVEELKKAYVRKEINYMFNGDDAGNENPGALAKKAVAFKKPVDLTAAGAGQKLYDALIEFKNTPVTEVMKKGRFIINRAALTAIEKMKTDDGFPLLRPFTQAEGGIGYQLVGYPVDWTDAADKKGEPDTPVLYFGDFSAFKIQEVIGALEIQKLVEKFSGKNQVGFQIYNLLDGQLVYSPFEPAVYRYEITKPVGG, via the coding sequence ATGAATAAAAAATTATTACGTCAATTACAAGCTCGCCACGAGCAACGATTAAGTGATTTAAAAGGTCAAATTGAATCTGGAGAAGTACGTGAAGCTGATTTGGATTCAATTAATGAAGAAATTGATGGTTTAATTGATGAATTAAAAGGTATTAAAGAAGAGCTAGATGAAGTATCAACTGATGAAGAACCAAGTGATGAAAATAATGATTCAGAAAATAGTGATACAACAGTAGTTGCAGCAACAGATACAGATGGTGAAGGCCGTTCTACTGAAGTTGAAGAAGAAAATCGTTCAGGAATGATTAGCCAAGAACAACGAGATGGATTGCTTGGTTCTATCCGTAATGGTATGCAAGCGCGAAATACTTTGTCTAAAGAAAAACGTGAGAAAGAAATTCGTAAAGCATTTGCAAATTTTGTTGTTGGAAATATTACAGAGCAAGAAGCACGTTCATTAGGTATTGAAGCAGGTAATGGTTCAGTAACTGTACCAGAAGTTATTGCATCCGAAGTAATCACCTACGCACAAGAAGAAAATTTATTACGTAAGTACGGAACAGTCAAGCGTACTGCTGGTGATGTGAAATATCCAATTCTTGTTAAAAAAGCAGATGCTAATGTAAATAAAAAAGAACGTAAAACTGACATTGTAGAAACTGCAATTGAATTTGATGAAATTTTACTTGATCCATCAGAATTCGATGCATTGGCAACTGTAACTAAAAAGCTATTAAAAATGTCTGGTGTGCCAGTAGAAGATATTGTTGTAGAAGAATTGAAAAAAGCATATGTTCGTAAAGAAATTAATTATATGTTTAATGGCGACGATGCAGGAAATGAAAACCCAGGAGCTTTAGCTAAAAAAGCTGTTGCATTTAAAAAACCTGTAGATTTAACAGCTGCAGGTGCTGGTCAAAAATTATATGATGCATTGATTGAATTTAAAAATACACCAGTAACAGAAGTAATGAAAAAAGGTCGTTTTATTATTAATCGTGCAGCTTTAACTGCTATTGAAAAAATGAAAACAGATGATGGATTCCCATTGTTACGACCATTCACGCAAGCAGAAGGCGGTATTGGTTATCAATTAGTTGGTTATCCAGTTGATTGGACCGATGCAGCAGATAAAAAAGGTGAACCAGATACACCAGTATTATATTTTGGTGATTTTTCTGCTTTCAAAATTCAAGAAGTTATTGGAGCGTTAGAAATTCAAAAATTGGTTGAAAAATTCTCTGGAAAAAATCAAGTTGGTTTCCAAATTTACAACTTGTTAGATGGCCAATTAGTTTACTCACCATTCGAGCCAGCTGTTTATCGTTATGAAATTACAAAACCAGTAGGTGGTTAA
- a CDS encoding HK97 family phage prohead protease — MKKQEIRTFDITNLTTRSEEDSQTQIVTGYAAVFNSPTELWDGLNEVIKPGAFSRALANSDVRCLFDHDWGKVLGRTKSGTLKLEEDEKGLRFEVELPNTTIANDLIQSMTRGDINQCSFGFYPTEETWDYNSEPVLRTINEVELYEVSIVSLPAYEDTEAALSRNKQEMKQDIKTRKNLIKKIKTALEA, encoded by the coding sequence ATGAAGAAACAGGAAATTCGGACATTTGACATCACTAACCTCACCACAAGAAGTGAAGAAGATAGTCAAACACAGATTGTTACTGGCTATGCAGCCGTATTTAATAGCCCGACAGAGTTATGGGATGGGCTGAATGAAGTGATTAAGCCAGGTGCCTTTAGCCGTGCTTTAGCAAATTCCGACGTACGTTGTTTATTTGATCATGATTGGGGCAAAGTACTAGGGCGTACAAAAAGCGGAACTTTGAAACTTGAAGAAGATGAGAAGGGACTACGATTTGAAGTTGAGTTGCCAAACACAACAATCGCAAATGATTTGATTCAATCGATGACACGCGGCGACATCAACCAGTGTAGTTTTGGGTTTTATCCTACGGAAGAAACTTGGGATTATAATTCCGAACCAGTACTAAGAACCATAAATGAAGTCGAATTATATGAAGTTTCTATTGTTTCGTTACCTGCTTACGAAGATACAGAAGCAGCGTTATCAAGAAACAAACAAGAAATGAAGCAAGATATTAAAACTAGAAAAAATTTAATTAAAAAAATCAAAACAGCGCTTGAAGCGTAG
- a CDS encoding phage portal protein yields MKLRDRFSNAVYGFLEKRGWIEDIYGNSTRYSQRYVNDSSIMESSDVYELVQDISNQVALAEPVVIGPDGEEVKNHFLLNILKKPNNYLTGFEFAKLETNTLLINGEAFPITDNDQLHLGYGVQTTIDDRLIEKFSMNGQPIPRNMIRHIKNIGVDSLKGAGIIDLAKSTLEGVLSAEKVLTDKYTKGGLLAFLLKLDAHINPNNSAQQKIVKAILDQLEGVQDDSNHSVKMIPLGKGYSIDTLKSPVDDSAILNYLGVYKKDLGKFLGIDVNTYQSLMKSDIEKAMMYLHNKAIKPILKNKSEHYSALFFTPNSGYRVEWKINILDFVPYSTKTNIGYNIVRTGITSPDNVAEMLGFPKQNTAATQAVYISNDLTEIGKKNATDNSLTTEHDLKGGDKNEETGNSDI; encoded by the coding sequence TTGAAGTTAAGAGATAGATTTTCAAATGCAGTATATGGATTTTTAGAAAAACGTGGATGGATTGAAGATATTTATGGAAACTCAACAAGATATTCGCAACGTTATGTTAATGATTCATCAATTATGGAATCGTCCGATGTGTATGAGTTGGTACAAGATATTTCAAATCAAGTTGCGTTAGCTGAACCAGTAGTGATTGGTCCTGATGGCGAAGAAGTAAAAAATCATTTCTTGTTAAATATATTAAAAAAACCGAACAATTATCTAACTGGTTTTGAATTTGCAAAACTAGAAACAAACACATTGCTAATTAACGGGGAAGCTTTTCCAATTACTGATAACGATCAACTTCATTTAGGTTACGGCGTACAAACAACCATTGATGATCGTTTAATTGAAAAATTTTCAATGAATGGACAGCCAATACCAAGAAACATGATTCGTCATATAAAAAATATTGGTGTTGATTCCTTAAAAGGTGCTGGAATTATCGATCTTGCAAAAAGCACACTAGAAGGCGTTCTAAGCGCTGAAAAAGTTTTGACAGATAAATATACTAAAGGCGGTTTACTTGCTTTCTTATTAAAGCTGGATGCTCACATTAATCCGAATAACAGCGCCCAACAAAAAATTGTAAAAGCTATTTTAGATCAGTTGGAAGGCGTTCAGGACGATAGTAATCATTCAGTTAAAATGATTCCGCTTGGAAAAGGTTATTCTATTGATACTTTAAAAAGTCCTGTGGATGATTCCGCTATTCTTAATTACTTAGGTGTTTATAAAAAAGACTTAGGGAAATTTTTAGGAATAGATGTAAATACGTATCAATCATTGATGAAATCAGATATTGAAAAAGCGATGATGTATCTTCACAATAAAGCAATTAAACCAATACTAAAGAACAAGAGCGAGCATTACTCAGCTCTTTTTTTTACGCCTAATTCTGGCTATCGAGTGGAATGGAAAATTAATATTTTAGATTTTGTACCGTATTCTACCAAGACAAATATCGGATATAACATTGTGCGAACTGGTATTACAAGTCCTGACAATGTAGCAGAAATGCTTGGTTTTCCTAAACAAAATACTGCAGCAACACAAGCTGTATATATTTCAAATGATCTAACAGAAATTGGCAAGAAGAATGCTACAGATAACTCGTTGACAACAGAGCACGACTTGAAGGGAGGTGATAAGAATGAAGAAACAGGAAATTCGGACATTTGA
- a CDS encoding terminase large subunit encodes MIEPGVNYADLFAKEVRKHPKKYPKTVRLAIDRWYRWKKRKDIWFDVDRANEMMDWVESFIVHTKGDMVGKPFLLESWEKFIYSWIYGWVKENEKGQVVRVTREAYVQIPKKNGKTLIAVGALGYAMYGEGALSVDCYACASDFAQAQYAAKPFAATILNNPVLLDGTKIFKGPKGTVSSITYDYLHEEMAYTNKFIVQTKNIDNIEGSNPYFVLNDELHKQEKMEQYDNFKSAQISLPQPLMFNISTAGKGSSSVGIRVYKEAKEVLKRDDNDSNFVLIYEPNKNYDWTDKKVWEMCNPNWGISVDLSALESAFKTAQRSAHSKAEFLTKHLDVFVNGADNFFEQDQVEPCLVSTNELGNLSGEPCWIGLDLSKSRDLTCVSLNFPTWDAEGKAILKVKQLYFIPSENIDFREKEDNVPYSELAEQGFVEFCDGKLIDQEQIFHFIEDCMDFYDVQQVNYDPAMSDRLVEKLENLGLECIQVDQYARVLNSPLEDTERLFYEQRIMFDNPLFLYCALNVVVKMDFQGRKVPSKNQSKRKIDGFVAFLCAHKETMDQMIDVNEDDMDNYLDSIYR; translated from the coding sequence ATGATTGAACCTGGTGTAAATTATGCCGATTTATTTGCGAAAGAAGTTAGAAAGCATCCTAAGAAATATCCAAAAACAGTTCGTTTAGCAATAGATCGTTGGTATCGATGGAAAAAACGAAAAGATATTTGGTTTGATGTTGATCGTGCAAATGAAATGATGGACTGGGTAGAATCCTTTATTGTTCACACGAAAGGCGACATGGTCGGCAAACCATTTCTTTTAGAGTCGTGGGAAAAATTCATTTATTCTTGGATTTATGGTTGGGTAAAGGAAAACGAAAAGGGCCAAGTCGTTCGTGTCACTCGGGAAGCATATGTACAAATACCAAAGAAAAACGGGAAAACATTAATAGCCGTAGGTGCGTTGGGATATGCGATGTATGGCGAAGGTGCATTATCTGTCGATTGCTATGCATGTGCTTCCGATTTTGCCCAAGCGCAATATGCTGCTAAGCCGTTTGCTGCTACTATTCTAAATAATCCTGTGTTATTAGATGGAACTAAAATATTTAAAGGTCCAAAAGGAACCGTTTCAAGTATTACGTATGACTATTTACATGAAGAAATGGCTTATACAAACAAGTTCATTGTTCAAACCAAAAATATTGACAACATAGAGGGTTCCAATCCATATTTTGTTTTAAACGATGAGTTGCATAAACAAGAAAAAATGGAACAGTACGACAACTTTAAGTCAGCACAAATTTCATTACCGCAACCGTTAATGTTTAATATTTCAACAGCTGGTAAGGGAAGTAGTTCAGTTGGTATTCGCGTCTATAAAGAAGCAAAAGAGGTCTTAAAGCGTGATGACAATGATTCAAACTTTGTTTTAATTTATGAGCCAAATAAAAATTATGATTGGACAGATAAAAAAGTTTGGGAAATGTGCAATCCTAACTGGGGAATATCTGTTGATTTGTCTGCTTTAGAATCAGCATTTAAAACTGCGCAACGTTCCGCTCACTCGAAAGCTGAATTTTTAACGAAGCATTTAGATGTGTTTGTTAATGGTGCGGATAATTTCTTTGAACAAGATCAAGTGGAACCTTGTTTGGTTTCTACAAATGAATTAGGAAATTTAAGCGGTGAGCCATGTTGGATTGGTTTGGACTTATCTAAAAGCCGAGATTTAACTTGTGTATCATTAAATTTTCCTACATGGGATGCCGAAGGAAAAGCGATACTCAAAGTAAAACAATTATATTTTATTCCTAGTGAAAATATTGATTTTCGAGAAAAGGAAGATAATGTGCCGTATTCTGAATTAGCAGAACAAGGATTTGTTGAATTCTGTGACGGTAAGTTAATTGATCAGGAACAAATATTTCATTTTATTGAAGATTGCATGGATTTTTATGATGTTCAACAAGTCAATTATGATCCAGCGATGAGTGACCGACTAGTTGAAAAATTGGAAAACTTAGGCTTGGAATGTATACAAGTTGACCAGTACGCAAGAGTATTGAATTCACCACTTGAAGATACCGAACGATTATTTTATGAGCAAAGGATTATGTTTGATAATCCTTTATTTTTGTATTGCGCTTTAAATGTGGTTGTCAAAATGGATTTTCAAGGACGTAAAGTGCCAAGTAAAAACCAGTCAAAGAGAAAGATCGATGGATTTGTGGCCTTTCTTTGTGCGCATAAAGAAACAATGGATCAAATGATTGATGTGAATGAGGACGACATGGACAATTATTTAGATTCTATCTATCGATAA
- a CDS encoding P27 family phage terminase small subunit produces the protein MTTKAQRKAIIDEKVNHEKARILEIMRKSDLYTITLDPLIESYLDIFEVYQYKYMLWKEKGFPETQKTTNKAGATNNSKHPLAQQVEVWADKKMKALDLLGLTNKSKAGRQITGGSTARAGEEIKRPEEKPVDELAKHRNKWRKKAGNET, from the coding sequence ATGACCACTAAAGCGCAACGTAAAGCGATTATTGATGAAAAAGTTAATCATGAAAAAGCACGGATTTTAGAAATTATGCGCAAGTCTGATTTATACACTATTACTCTTGATCCATTGATTGAGTCATACTTGGATATTTTTGAAGTTTATCAATACAAATACATGTTGTGGAAAGAAAAAGGTTTTCCTGAAACACAAAAAACAACAAATAAAGCTGGTGCAACCAACAACAGTAAACATCCATTGGCGCAACAAGTCGAAGTTTGGGCCGATAAAAAGATGAAAGCTTTAGATTTATTAGGATTAACAAATAAATCTAAAGCAGGTAGACAAATTACTGGTGGTTCAACAGCCAGAGCAGGTGAAGAAATAAAACGACCAGAAGAAAAACCTGTTGATGAATTGGCTAAACATCGAAATAAATGGCGTAAAAAGGCAGGTAATGAAACATGA
- a CDS encoding HNH endonuclease, with product MRYCQFEGCSNTTERGAYCSEHARSSRKKKKQGNVYHHKNKSFYRTKAWQDVADFVYEREGGCCQRCGRFVFGRQAHRHHVIPIKKNEMLKLDPNNIRLLCPKCHVIEENESDEKKVFPSYF from the coding sequence ATGCGCTATTGCCAGTTTGAAGGCTGTTCTAACACAACAGAAAGAGGTGCCTATTGTTCTGAACATGCTAGAAGTTCGAGAAAAAAGAAGAAGCAAGGCAATGTTTATCACCATAAGAACAAATCGTTTTATCGAACAAAAGCATGGCAAGATGTTGCTGATTTTGTTTATGAAAGAGAAGGCGGTTGCTGTCAAAGATGTGGCCGCTTTGTATTCGGAAGGCAAGCGCATCGGCATCATGTGATACCAATCAAGAAGAACGAAATGCTCAAGCTTGATCCAAACAATATTCGTTTGTTGTGTCCAAAATGCCATGTGATTGAAGAAAATGAATCAGATGAGAAAAAAGTTTTTCCGTCTTATTTTTAA
- a CDS encoding ArpU family phage packaging/lysis transcriptional regulator, with product MVLFDVKKYETPDAKDVDMEQTKHNVSVFLSAYLAARCRVGQPREPKVTASFSLVPPSTANNVFEAEQMLIQKEEAQEEFDYLHKLFVRGYSAIQHPHKPDVTERRKRIFYDRYINGNPIYLAAQRNCISEESVKQESNMIIVQFASALELVAFK from the coding sequence ATGGTACTTTTTGACGTAAAGAAATATGAAACACCAGATGCAAAGGATGTAGACATGGAACAAACTAAACATAACGTCAGTGTGTTCCTGTCTGCGTACCTTGCTGCTAGATGTCGTGTTGGCCAGCCGAGGGAACCAAAAGTAACAGCTTCATTCTCTTTGGTTCCACCATCAACGGCCAATAACGTTTTCGAAGCCGAGCAAATGTTAATCCAGAAAGAAGAAGCTCAAGAAGAGTTTGATTATTTGCATAAGCTTTTCGTTAGAGGTTATTCTGCGATTCAGCATCCGCACAAACCAGATGTTACTGAGCGAAGAAAAAGAATTTTCTATGACCGTTATATCAACGGCAATCCAATCTATCTAGCAGCACAACGAAACTGTATCAGTGAAGAATCAGTGAAACAAGAATCTAATATGATCATTGTTCAATTTGCTTCAGCACTAGAACTGGTTGCTTTTAAGTAG
- a CDS encoding replicase: MKIIARDRGTGKTTELVKESARTGQYILASNKSHVRAIEQIAKKAGVTIPYPVTVDEIVSMDRFTCASSIQRDGLLVDEAIMVLIKLIGLKITGATISLEGEQQC, encoded by the coding sequence ATGAAAATTATAGCAAGAGATCGAGGTACTGGAAAAACAACAGAGCTAGTTAAAGAGTCAGCTAGAACAGGTCAGTATATTTTAGCATCGAATAAATCGCATGTCCGAGCTATTGAACAAATTGCCAAAAAAGCAGGCGTTACTATTCCATATCCTGTTACGGTGGATGAGATTGTAAGCATGGACCGCTTTACATGTGCCAGTTCTATTCAACGAGATGGATTGCTAGTGGATGAAGCAATCATGGTTTTAATTAAACTAATTGGCTTAAAAATCACTGGTGCGACTATATCTCTTGAAGGAGAACAACAATGCTAA
- a CDS encoding DUF1642 domain-containing protein: protein MNKQELIEELECLEVPTDSLDYLKGANYAVEKAISLAKQLDEPKKAILPKTADDFIEESLGMGSDKVDIIGSADSFLSAMPDDEFSLWFKSNRDLFVNALANGYEVEKEPLYHVLLSDKGATNIGYTFLNLAGTIDFTICKEKVDTLTENQIKAIDERYWPFAVKVDGN from the coding sequence ATGAATAAACAAGAATTGATTGAAGAGTTAGAATGCTTAGAAGTTCCTACAGATAGCCTTGATTATTTGAAAGGTGCTAACTATGCTGTCGAAAAAGCAATTAGCTTAGCAAAACAACTAGATGAACCGAAAAAAGCTATATTACCTAAAACTGCTGATGATTTTATTGAAGAAAGTTTAGGAATGGGTTCTGATAAAGTTGATATTATCGGTTCCGCAGATTCTTTCTTAAGCGCAATGCCCGATGATGAATTTTCTTTGTGGTTTAAGTCGAACAGAGATTTATTTGTTAATGCATTAGCTAACGGTTACGAAGTCGAGAAGGAACCATTATATCACGTTTTATTATCAGACAAAGGGGCGACCAACATAGGATATACTTTTTTAAATTTAGCGGGAACAATTGATTTTACGATATGTAAGGAAAAGGTGGATACGTTAACAGAAAATCAAATCAAAGCAATTGATGAGCGCTATTGGCCGTTTGCTGTGAAAGTTGATGGTAACTAA
- a CDS encoding site-specific integrase, whose protein sequence is MSKRPRLFTGYFLEWIETYKVGAIRDISVSKYYIAHKHLTEICPDLTIDKLDRKAYQSILNEYALTHERQTTMDFHHQIGSCVRDMYHEGLIKRDPTYKAIIKGIPPRPKKKKFLQKGELQKLLKSLELGEGINMDWFILLVAKTGMRFAEAIALTPADFDWTRNTVSINKTLNYKNSTMFFQDTKNKSSVRTISIDWQIVGQFKPLIENLPQDELIFVNRDEKTGKYKRIFNSTYNSHLIRKCKESGITVITMHGLRHTHASILLADGVSTHSIAKRLGHSSVTTTQETYMHIIDELQSKDDEKILGALMQLS, encoded by the coding sequence ATGAGCAAACGTCCCAGACTTTTTACTGGCTATTTTTTAGAATGGATTGAAACTTACAAAGTCGGTGCAATTAGAGATATCTCAGTTAGTAAATATTATATAGCCCACAAACACCTTACTGAAATTTGCCCTGATTTAACGATAGATAAATTAGATAGAAAGGCTTATCAAAGCATTCTTAATGAATACGCTCTGACACATGAGCGGCAGACAACAATGGACTTCCATCACCAAATTGGCAGCTGTGTAAGAGATATGTATCACGAAGGACTAATTAAACGTGATCCAACCTACAAAGCGATTATCAAAGGAATACCGCCGAGACCAAAAAAGAAAAAATTCTTGCAAAAAGGCGAACTACAAAAGCTGTTGAAATCACTAGAACTTGGCGAAGGGATAAATATGGATTGGTTTATTTTACTGGTTGCAAAAACAGGAATGCGTTTTGCGGAAGCCATTGCGTTAACACCAGCTGATTTTGATTGGACTAGAAATACCGTCAGCATTAATAAAACATTGAACTACAAAAATTCTACAATGTTTTTTCAGGATACGAAAAACAAAAGTTCTGTTAGAACGATAAGCATTGATTGGCAGATAGTTGGTCAGTTTAAACCGCTCATTGAAAATTTACCTCAAGATGAATTGATTTTTGTAAATCGAGATGAAAAGACAGGCAAATATAAACGAATTTTCAATTCAACATACAATTCCCACCTGATCAGAAAATGCAAAGAATCAGGAATCACTGTCATCACAATGCACGGACTTAGACACACGCATGCAAGTATTTTACTCGCTGACGGGGTGTCAACTCACAGCATAGCTAAACGTCTAGGTCATTCAAGCGTGACTACTACTCAAGAAACATATATGCATATCATTGATGAATTGCAGAGTAAAGATGATGAAAAGATTCTTGGTGCATTGATGCAACTTTCCTAG
- a CDS encoding N-6 DNA methylase, with translation MKLTTEKINELLGVDDAYKAPEALMNILLSRDKREIVFNKFLEIEKDLTFDWFHEYFQDEHADRKVKKQDFTPNSIGEVIAKIVGPGSGLTHEVASGTGGMIIQKWRADRLSIGFFEYKPSMTFYDLEELSDRTIPFLLFNLAIRGMNATVVHGDSLDRKIKQIYFLQNSKDDSLAFSDVNVMPHSDVITREFQVREWLEEAIDHIESPSVLGGENE, from the coding sequence ATGAAATTAACAACAGAAAAAATAAATGAACTGCTAGGTGTTGATGATGCCTACAAAGCGCCAGAAGCGCTCATGAATATATTACTAAGTCGCGATAAACGAGAAATCGTGTTTAACAAATTTTTAGAAATAGAAAAAGATTTAACTTTCGATTGGTTTCACGAATATTTTCAAGACGAACATGCTGATCGGAAAGTTAAGAAGCAAGATTTTACGCCAAATTCAATTGGGGAAGTGATTGCAAAAATCGTAGGACCTGGAAGTGGATTGACACATGAAGTAGCTTCTGGGACAGGTGGAATGATCATACAAAAATGGCGAGCAGACAGACTATCTATTGGTTTTTTTGAATATAAACCATCAATGACTTTTTACGATTTAGAGGAGTTATCTGATAGAACCATTCCGTTCCTGCTGTTCAATCTTGCTATTCGTGGGATGAATGCCACCGTAGTCCACGGTGATTCGCTAGACAGAAAAATAAAACAGATTTACTTTTTACAAAATTCAAAAGATGATTCGTTGGCTTTTAGCGATGTAAATGTTATGCCGCACAGCGATGTGATTACAAGAGAGTTTCAAGTTAGAGAATGGCTGGAAGAAGCTATTGATCACATCGAAAGTCCCAGCGTGTTAGGAGGAGAAAACGAATGA